The following nucleotide sequence is from Raphanus sativus cultivar WK10039 unplaced genomic scaffold, ASM80110v3 Scaffold2292, whole genome shotgun sequence.
TGGATATTAGTGCTGTTCTTATGCAGGAGAAAAGACCTATtgcatacttcagtgagaagcttggaggagccactctcaactatgcaacttatgataaggaactctatgcTTGGTGAGGGCCTTGcagacttggcagcattatctatggCCCAAGGAGTTCGtaatccacactgatcatgagtctctcaagtaccTTAAAGGCCAAAACAAGCTCAGTAAGAggcacgccagatgggtagaattcattgaaaccttcccttatgtgatcaaatacaaacaaggtaaggagaatatagttgctgatgcactatcaagAAGGTATGCTCTCTTAAACACTCTTGATGTTAAACTATTAGGTTTTGAGCAGATTAAAGGTATGTATGAGACTGATTCTGATTGTAAAGATGCTTATAACTCTTGTGAAAAGGTTGCTACTGGGCATTACTTTAGGCATGATGAatttcttttctatgataatcgtttgtgtgtgcctaactgttctttgagagagttaTTTGTCAGGGAATCTCATGGAGGAAGCCTTATGGGTCACTGGTGTTACAAAGACTCTTAAAAccttgcaggatcacttcttttggcctcgGATGAAAACAGATGTGGAAAGAATTTGTGAGAGGTGTGCAACTTGTAAACAAGCTAAGTCTAAGGTTCAGTCAcatggtttgtatactcctctccctattccttatcatccttggaatgacatATCTATGGATTTCATTGTGGGATTGCCTAGAACTAGAACTGCAaaaggattctatctttgttgttgttgatagattctcaaaaatggctcatttcatagcatgtcacaaaactgatgatgcattgcatgttgctaacctgttctttaaagagattgtgcgcattcatggcatgcctaggactattgtttctgatagagatgctaagtttcttagttttttttggaaaactctATGGTCTAAACTAGGTACTAAACtgttgttctctactacttgtcatccgcaaactgatggacaaactgaagtagttaatagaactctaggtactctcttgcgtgcattcattaaaaagaatctgaagTCTTGGGAAGATCATTTGCcacattgtgaatttgcatataaccatgctgtgcattctgcttctaagttttccccttttgaaattgtttatgggtttaatcccacctctcctttggatctaatacctttacctgagtgtgaaaggatCAGTTTTGATGGCAAAAGGAAGGCAGAGATGGTGAAACAATTCCACGAGCAAGCTAGGCTTAatattgaagagaaaaccaagcAGTATGTTAAGCATGCCAACAAAGGAAggcgtgagatgatctttgaagtaggtgatcaggtttgggttcacctaaggaaGGAGAGATTTCCAAAGgagaggaagtccaagctaaTGCCGAGGATTGATGGCCGTTTGAGATCATaaagaagatcagcaacaatgcctacaagcttgATTTCAAAGGGAAGTATGATGTAAGCAATAGCTTTAATGTTTTTGACTTAAacccttttattgcagatgagttcgatttgaggacaaatccttttcaagagggaggggatgatatgatcatggaccagcatGCTGATCAAGACAAAGAGTTCCAACTAGCTAAAGAAGATGATGCCTTAGTCATTTCCAATGGCCCCATAACTCGATCCAAAGCTAAGAtactcaaggaagctattggaggatTAATCAAGAAGTGTTTGATGCatgaagaaagtcttgaaggaagcttgatacttcaagataCACTTGTtaccatccaagctatctcaccatcaagctgagtgttgtctaggctagcaagctatgtgtgctctttttccctatctttgtttttgtcccaatgggttttgcaaagataggtttttaacgaggccatagtCTTGCTGCTCAAAACTCCTAGATGATGCTCTCGGACCAACCACATGAAGAaccttatgttatgttttatttctctaagtatttatgtcttttatttCGAAAACTCTATCTATGTTGTGTCTTTAATTCTACATTGACTAAAGGAGCGTGTTCCTTTTAGTTTGAGTTGATTGGAGCCTGTTCCAAgtctctcactatatatatgtgtgtgccgCAACCCTAGTAATCTATCAAGTCTTCTTTTAACCAAAACCTTTGTGTTTTCTTCTCCCTTTGCTTTTGCGAGTTAAGAGAGTgtctggtgtgtagtatccagtctgttggtgtgtaatatccaacgccCAAGGGCTTTAgaaaggtgtgtcatatccgatctaagcctaggagtatcaaggagcctttccgcagcctcttgtgtcaccattcgatccaccacCTTGATAAGCTTGAGTCCTTAACTCGTTtatgcaaggatctatccatatccatccagagaagcatcctaggagttcattaagtggtatcagagcactctggaaGGGGAGTTTCGATTTCTCTTATCATTCTCATCCGATCTGTTCATCACCATTCATATCATTAATagatctgtgttcttgagttgttGTTCACTAGATCTGCTTCTTTTCATCATTATAACTGATAGATCTATTGTTTCGTAATCACCATTGATAGATCTAAGAGTTTCAATCAAGTTTTCATTAAGAACTTTTCAACTTCTCATCGATCTCGTTTCAAGTTTTCAAAATCCGAAAGTTCTATTGTGTTTGTGAGTCTCGATCTGTTGTTAGAAGTAATAGATCCTTATCTGTTTCATCTCATTTCGTCATCTGTTAGAATTTGATCTGTGTTGTTGTATTTCGAATCTGAAAAGGAATTCAAATCGTTGCGTATTGATCAAGTATCCTTTGCCgccttgttttaaaattttcttgtttccttatttgaatcctttgtgttttgatttctttGAACTACttacttgttcaaatctttGTGAATCAGGAAGCAATGGGATCCGAGGATGATGAGGCAACTCTTATGAGAAGAAACAAGCTATTACAAGAAGCAATCACCAAAGATATCCTTGCAGCCATGGAGAAGTTGTTGGAGGATAAACTCGATCAAAGGCTAtctgatagacaagaccagaaTGCTGAGCAGAGACGTGAGCCAAGGAGCAATAGGCATGGTCGTCGTGAGCATGCTGGATCAGAAGAGACTGATAACTTCTATGAGAGAAGTAGCCATAGCTCTGGATCAAGACACAGCAGTAGGAGATCGCGACATGATCATGAGGGCAGAAGGCATAGGCGCAATGAGCTATCAGGATTAAAGCTTaagatccctcctttccatggcaaggCTGATCCGGATGCGTATCTtgagtgggaaaagaagatagagcTTGTCTTCAATTGTCAACACTACTCTGAGATTAAAAAGGTTCAAGTTGCTGCTACTGAGttcaatgactatgcattgagttggtgggatcagttGGTTACAAACAAGAGGCGCAATGGGGAGTTTCCTATTGAGACATGGGCTGAGATGAAGTCTTTGATGCGTAGAAGGTTTGTTCCCAGCCACTATCACCGTGATCTTCACCAAAATCTGAGGCTTCTTATCCAAGGTTCCAAGTCTGTGGAggaatactatcaagagatggaGTTGCTTATGTTGAGAGCTAAGGTCTCTGAAGATAGTGAAGCTACCATGGCACGGTTTCTTGGTGGGctcaaccgtgagatacaagacagAGTAGAGATGCAGCACTACTTGGAGATAGAAGAGATGCTACACAAAGCTATTTTGGTAGAGCAACAAGTTAAGAGAAGAAGTCATGCGCGTGGCAGCTATAGTTCCAGTAGATACCAGACTTCTAAGGAAGACAAACCAAGCTATCAGAAAGAGGTCAGGCCACAGCTAAAGGAAGAGTCTAAGCCTAGTAGCATCTACAGCAAGGATAAAGGTAAAACGGAGGCTACCAGCTCGCGtgcaagagatgtgaagtgctttaagtgtcaagggcgtgggCACTATGCTAATGAGTGTACCAACAAGAGAGTTATGGTTCTCTTGGAGAATGGCGAGTATGAATCTGAAGATGAAagaccagagactgagcaagaatcTTCAGAAG
It contains:
- the LOC130505452 gene encoding uncharacterized protein LOC130505452, with protein sequence MDQHADQDKEFQLAKEDDALVISNGPITRSKAKILKEAIGGLIKKCLMHEESLEGSLILQDTLEAMGSEDDEATLMRRNKLLQEAITKDILAAMEKLLEDKLDQRLSDRQDQNAEQRREPRSNRHGRREHAGSEETDNFYERSSHSSGSRHSSRRSRHDHEGRRHRRNELSGLKLKIPPFHGKADPDAYLEWEKKIELVFNCQHYSEIKKVQVAATEFNDYALSWWDQLVTNKRRNGEFPIETWAEMKSLMRRRFVPSHYHRDLHQNLRLLIQGSKSVEEYYQEMELLMLRAKVSEDSEATMARFLGGLNREIQDRVEMQHYLEIEEMLHKAILVEQQVKRRSHARGSYSSSRYQTSKEDKPSYQKEVRPQLKEESKPSSIYSKDKGKTEATSSRARDVKCFKCQGRGHYANECTNKRVMVLLENGEYESEDERPETEQESSEAEYEEKPVHGRLLVARRTLSLQNKTEELEQRENLFNTRCMVQGKVCSLIIDGGSCVNVASETMVKKLSLKTQKHPRPYRLQWLNEEGEMKVSRQVSIPLSIGRYEDEILCDVIPMEASHILLGRPWQFDRRVTHNGFTNKHTFEFNGKKTTLVPLTPKEVHQDQLQLQKKKEIDLKPEQSKQHNFYAKTGDIKRSLYSNQSVLLFVLKESLVSLTDCTPVYPSEMSALLQDYQDVFPEESPTGLPLYEGLSIR